The following is a genomic window from Chiloscyllium plagiosum isolate BGI_BamShark_2017 chromosome 27, ASM401019v2, whole genome shotgun sequence.
aataattgatcgtttggataattgatctgATCGTAAGCAAGCGGTAATTTGAGTGCTGGTTATCGAACATTTCTCTGTTATCTGGCAATGCACACCATAATGCTGCTTAATTAATAaatgaatgctgagttgcctaatgccatttttaTGGGAcgttgagatcttgttcagataatctgaaattcagataattgatgtttggataattgaggttttaCTGTATTGAGCACCACTTCGAAGGGGTAAAATAAAGTAATTTATCAAAGTATGTAATTTTTACAGCTCCCGGAGAAATTTAACTAAATGGTACTCAGAATTGACCTTATTTGATGGAGTATCTGTTGTAAAAATGAGGCGGGGATGAAGCTctttaattattttgttctttCCATCTACAGGTTCGTGAATATGAGCTGAGGAAAAACAACTTCTCAGACACTGGAAATTTTGGTTTTGGTATTCAGGAGCACATTGATTTGGGCATTAAGTATGACCCAAGCATTGGTATCTATGGTTTAGACTTCTATGTGGTACGTACCATCTATTGCATGCTGCCTGTGGGATTAAGATAATGAGGTGAATATGCATTTAAATATGTTGCTCAAAAACATTTTTCTCCTTGTTGGAAATTTTTCTGACCCCAGTTATTTTCCACACACATTGATCCCAGAATAAAACCATCTGTTCCCAGGTCTCTCAGTACAACTATAAGTTGACTTTAAAATATcccaaacaatttttttaaacaacGGAACCAATTTTTATAATACATTGCTAGTGGCTGCCATTCAGCTGTTGTAAAATGGTTGAGGTATTTACTTAATCCATGCTAGTTAGTTATTTAGGTGTTGCAGTGTCCCAGTTTTACGTTAATTGTACGCAAACCCTTTATGGTGGGAAGAAGACTGTATTCATATTAATTTATCCCAACCCTTTAATACATCATTATTCTTAGTCACTGATACTCATGCTCAAATTTTATGAATTGTATGTGATCCCAAGTTCTGAAATGTGTGGTAATGTATTGAGATTGTAGTATGGTTGACACTTCAAAACTGGAATTCCATATCAGCATTCCAGTGCagttttcttttctccaatgtgCTAACTGATACACTGTGGTTCTGTAAGCACTGAAAAACATCTACTATATTGTCCCAGCCCATTCTTGTTTCTACCGTGTCTGATTGTTTGCAGGCTTTTGAAGGCATTGTGGTAGCTGATTTGATTCCGTATTAAATATGCAgtttccggggggggggggggtagattttttttatcaacctgttgagagatgttattatacatctctggagcatgtgggacaCGAATGtgggcctcctggcccagagctAGAGACAGTCCGACTGTGCCGGAAGAGCTATAATTTCCAGGGGTAAACACGAGATAGTGATAGGAAGCAGGTTTTTCTAAGAAAAAATACTCCCTACTGTCGTTATAGAAAGGAATATAGTGTACTTCTTGTTTCTAGTTTAAGCTAACTCGACACAAAAAACAACTTCTGAATTAATTTCCCCTGAAAGTCGAGGATTCCTGCTGCTATTTTTCTTGTAATTCTGGTTGAAAAGAGTATACAGTACATGTCTTAGGAGAACAGATTGTTTTAGATTGTGATGTCTCTTGTCTTTTTAGCCAAATGAGAAGGATGGCTACTGGACTTATGATACAGAGTGATTGCATTCTACGGATCTGCACCTAGTTGAAGTGTCCATTCCTTCATGGATGGGAGTGGGTGAAGAGAAAATCTGAGGGGCAGATAATAGCGATAAAGTATATATTGCATGTTAGGTGATTCTCTTCTAATAATGGTGTTTACTTTTATGTAACAAAGGTGGTAACATTCATGGTAGAATGGAAAAAGCTGTTGTTCAAAATATATTAATACTGATTAGAGTTACAGTGTGCTATTTAAGCAGTCCAAGAATGTTAACTGGAAAATTGAGTAAGGTGTGAAATTAGAGTTGACCTAAAATTGAGAGCTCTCTGGGATTGTGTATCTAAAAACAATATTGCTAGGTAAAAAGGAGTGAAATTTTATGTCTGCTGTTTATGTTAATTTTTTTACAAATCAGGTGTCATATTAATTTTATACATTAGGTACTGATGGGTGACTCTCAGCTTTCAAATAGATTGTAACATAATTTGTGGGGACTAGAACATCTCCAGTCATCTATTTGTCAAATATATGTTTAGATCTTAAATATTTTGGTGGCAAGTTGCTGAAGATGCAAGCTGATAATGGCATAATGGGAGAAAGGTCATGTGTGACCTGAATGAACAGGGCAAGTTACTGTTTACCtccttaaccaatcagtttaaaagaCTGAGAAATAGACACCACAAGGACTGAGAAGAAAGTGTAAAGTAAATGAGTTCAATATTACTATCAAGACAAAAGATTGAACTATTAGGAAGAAAAGTCATGATTGCAGTTGATTGTAATACTGGACAAGTGTGATCCctgaatgaaacctggcttgatagatcataaatCTTATTTTTGCAGTATACTACatggtggttagtcactgaacatattcacaagaggttGCCAAGTTTCTTATATAAAAAAACAAGGCAATATGTATGGAAATGTACATCAATTTATCAAgattgtaacaaaaacagaagaagtAGTTATAGCCTTTTTCCCACCAATATTCCCTTCATTTACACATTCGTAGAGAACTATTACTTCTATCATAACTCTTTAATTTCTGACTTTTTCCAGTTTTTGTTTGGTCTACCTACACTGTTTTAAGAGTTCTTTACACTTCTGATGCCCTGAACCTCCTTTCAGTTCAGATGGTCTGGATATCTTTTCAGTTCTGACAGCCAAGACACTTCTACCAATTCTCATAACCTGGAGATCTGCAAACTACCTTGCGGATCAGATGAAACCGCTCTCCATAAATGGAAACCTTATTCTTGATTCTTTTTCTGCTGAACTGAACTAAAACTAAAATCACCAATGGATCTTTATTATTTGTTTTCCTATATGTAATAAAGATAGCAGTGTGAATGTTCCATCAAATAAAACCATAGTAAGCATTTTATCAGACACCTAAGTCATTCTGGCGTTTACCCAGAGGTCCAGCTACGAGCTAGAAATGACCCCTCACATTGTGCTGCTCACGCATTTACATTCAGGTCATGGCCAGTGGGCAGGAAAGCTTGCTCCCTGCTTCTTGGACCAGATCCTAGAAGTGATGGGGAATGGAGTGATGAAAGAAAGGCAATCCTTTTTTCCATCTGACAATCACAGGAGGCCACACCATCAAACGTAGCCGAGCATGGGCACAGATTCCAGCTTGCATCAGTATCCCAGGTGAAAAAGGTGCCGGGGAGCATAGAAAGGTCAGTGATTTTCTGCATTCTGCCCAGGTAAGTGTGACAGAATTCTGGGTGGTGGAAAATGGATTtgatatgcttgtcttcattggtccgTTCACAGAGTATAGGATTtgtgaagtcatgttgcggctgtacagggcattgtgaGGCTTCTTTTAGAATACTGagctcaattctggtcttcctgctataggaaagatgcaagGTACAGAGATTGGCTGCTTGTATCTGATCACTGAAGACTCGTGTGCTAAGAAAGCACTGTGAAGTATCCAGAGACTGGCAGTCTCCAACCAAATGCAAAGTGAGTGAGAGCTAAGGAAGCTAGCCAAGAGCCATAAGATGCATCCTATGTAGATGCATGAtacgtgtgtgtgtccctgtgcacAAAGTTACCTGGCAGGAATGCACAACTCTTTGGTGTCCTTGAACTCCAAaatttgaagggctgaagtggTATGAGAGTTGATCCAAATGTATACCTGGTGTGGTGAAGCTGGTGGTTTGATGCCAACTTGCATGGATGAGAGGTTGTGGAAGATGGTGGCCATTGAGCCTGCTGGGACATTGTTATGAAGAAGCTGTTGGATGATGTCTGGTACAAGCAGTCAGCAAGCTACAACAACCTGCTCTAATTTACATGTCCTGAAATTTACACATATAATTTCTTGATGAAGGTAAGAACTGGATCTGATGAATAAATGAGGTGAATTGGAGCTTTAATGAGATGAAAAAACATAGAAGTAAGGTAGTCACCACTAATGGTAAGTCTCTGCAGTCTCTATTCAAGGTTTAAGGAGAAAATTGGACCAATTTTTCCTCTACACTcagattgggttttttttttcattctcacctATTTCTTCACCTTTCTTGCTATTGCTTACTCATGACAGAGGGGATGATTCTGCCCTTCATCTTTGCAAGTTCAACCTCTTAATTTGTGTGAGTCTAGTGGGCTTTTGCATCTTTAGCATAGATCCTTCCTATTGATAAAGATCAATGTAGCTGTGTTGCTTAACCTCTCACTATTGAACGAACCAGTGGGCTAACCACTCCATCCTCAcgaattaagagaaagtgaggactgcagatgctggagatcaaagttgaaaagtgtggcactggaaaaacatagcaggtcaggcagcatctgaggagcaggagaatcaatgtttcttatgcccgaaatgttgcttctcctactcttcagatgctgcctgacctgctgtgcttttccagcaccacacatccTCCCAAATTGTTCTGTTTTATTTGATCTAAAATGTGTACGTAATTGATTTCAGACAAATTTTGTTTGAGAATCGTCGATCAAAGATTTTCTGGTTATCATATTTTGCTTAATTAATCAGTCTCAGATCTTCACTTTACTAGCTATCTTGAAAATTTTATGAATTGGATTATTTAGTTCCCCCTTTCTTTCTGCTATCCTTTCTTGTGTGTTTTCATTCCCTTCCCTATTCCAACCATAAGACTATTTTCCCTCTTTAGTGAAACATTATATGTGCAAAGACTTACATCTGTTGTGTCACTAGCTTTGAGTTTCCCTAATTTCTGTATTTACCATCCgaagatattgattttttttagtttatGTAAACTCCAGTCTGTTTGTATGACTTTTCATCACCTAGAAGTTTGAAAATGTTAGCATTATGAATGAAAACTTTTTCtttgcccatcccctgcattGTTGTGACTTCTTTCCTCCTGACAGGTTCTGGGAAGACCAGGCTTCAGCATTGCTGACAAAAAGCGTAAACGTGGTCGCATTGGAGCCAAACACAGGATCAACAAGGAGGAGGCTATGCGCTGGTTCCAACAGAAGGTACTTTTGTTTTCATAGTGGTAGTAATTAATCTTAATGTCAAAATAAATACAAACTGAAATTTGTTTGAAGACATTTCACTTTCTAAtgatttgcatttcttttttttcccagtatGATGGTATCATTCTCccaggaaaataaaaatgttttgtaattGTCATTAATACAAGAATCTGATCCTTATTCAGTTTTAGTTTAGTGATAGTTACTTCATCATTGTAACTTGAATTAGGCAGAAAGATAACTGTCAGTTGTACTGCTGGTTTACCTGTTTTCTGACTCTATTATAATTTGACAAAGTTCATGTCTGGTGATGAATTTACAATTGTTTAGTGAATGTAGCCTTCTCTTGAAGCTGCTATTCGATATGTGCTCTAGCTATCTGTGAACTCAAAAACCACAATTCCATGAATGCAATAAGAGCTATTTGGTGTGAATCATCCTGTTGTTGATCCAAATTTTCTCAACAGCCCTAAAATTtaacaatttcttttttaaaaatcatttcagtTTTCCCTTGTGTTGAGAATCCCAAAGTTATGGTTCAATAATGTCAATCAAATGCTAATGCTTCTGATGTAAGCCTGAACAATAAATTAAATCTTCCACCTGTGCATCCTCAACAAAGTTTCACCCATTATAAGCGGGGAATCTTGGGTTTTGTAAATGTGATTTCCTGTCTATGCTATTGCTGGTGGAAAGCTGAACTCACCATGAACTCACTACCAGGAAACATCTATTATCAATGAACAGTTCTGCAGAGAAGAGCATTGTACTCAAGTCCAATGTTAGATCTTGTGACTCCAGATGATATGTTGATTGGGACTGGATGGTCTTTCCCTATGTTTAATTGTAATGTCCCACTGATAGCTGTCTTAACTGAAGGTGTTCAGCATACAAGGAACTGAACAAGGTAATGAGGAAGGAGAAAAATACTACTGTGGGGAGAAAGAAAGCTGATGGATACCAATGGTGCAGATTGCCTTCCAGGTATTCTATATTCTTGATGTTaagctgatttttgttttccatCCCCTCCTTTACTGAGTTACTCAGTTCTACAAGACCAAATGGCTCTACTGAGAACTGGCCCTACTTTGCCAGATATTCAACTTTCCACTTCTGGGTCTTGTGTCTGTAATTTCTTTGCTTTACTCATGATGTCTACTGTTGTCACATTGCTGTCTTTCATTTGAGCACTTTATAGATCATTCCTATTTTTCTGATCCTTTGTTATATTTCcccattgtatttttttaaaaaatcagtattTTCTTCCAAAGAAAGTCTTCTGGCAAAAAATCCTCATTGTGCTGTTGACAAATATTCCCTGATCTACTAAAGGCTTCTagcattttcttttgttatttttatgTAACCATTGTGATTCATTTTTACATCGATAAATtcagagaatgagaaagagtGCTTTCAATTCAATGTGTTGGTGGAATAACTATTTTCAGAATATAGTGTAAAACATTATGACTATAAGGTAGTGACAACACAATAAATACACCATATTtactatttatatatttttattcacACATAAATAGTAATTCAAACATTTTCATGAcagtgaatatgcaaggaatttGACACATTTCTGTATTGGATGAATGCAATTTTCTTTGAAAAGCAGTTTTTGCTACTTCTTCTAGCATTCAAACATTTCTATTAACTTCAGCCATCAGCGTGCCTGTGTTACAAAGAACAATATTAACTTGCCCTCTCTTTTCCCCATCCCTTGCCCACCCCTAAACTCACTTCCACCAtcactctccccttccctcttTCTTGGGGTATGTGaagtttaaataaatgcaaacttGATCTGAATACATTGTATAATTTCATTCAACCTTGAGAGAAAGATTCTCAGCACTATTCTGCTACATAGGAATCTTGATTCATATGTAACCTAGTCATCATAAATTTAAGAAATCAGTTCTCAGAGCTCAGCTACATTGACTTGTGTTTATTAGCCCATATTAGTTGTCTTTCACTTCTGGATCCAATGTGTATCTTGTCTCCTGTGAGCTATAGTAGCAATGATTAATTGCAAATTAGTCATTATGTTTATCAGCAGTCTCAATCCCTGCTGCTGAGAGTGATCATTCCTCCTGTATTCCAAATATAAAGTTTACAGCAGAATTTATTTTTTCTTGAAAAGAAATCCTTCAATTCCCTTGTGAGCCATGTTGAATGAACTGCTTTTGTGGTTTATTTTTAATGCTTGTTTGCATGATCTCATCTAGACTATTTCCTGATAGTTCAAATACTCAATTGTACTTTGTGTTGAACTGCGTTTGCAACTGAATGTTATAAGTTGTCGATTTAAAGAGGAATGctctccaacattcttcaccatcTCATTCCACCAACCCATATCTCATGTATGGCTATTTTCCCAGTTTAATTCCAATAAATCTGTTCTGTGGGCATTTTTCCAGTGTATTCATTTGGAAACTCTGTGCTTTATAGAACATTTACACAGTTGGGAGAAGTGATTGCTTGATTAGTCAGATACAGTTTCAATGATACTGATATTCAGTAATCCCTATTATTTCAATTGTGTTAATTATAAATAATGTAaggttattttgaaatatttatagCTTGTTCACTTTTTGGGccaataggttttttttaaaagtggcatAAAATGCTGGGAGACAGTTTTGTCTTTTAAGCAATCAATTTTTGACTTTTTCCATGATATTTCCTATTTGTTTTACATTAGCTTAAACATTTTAACTGCAACAATTTAAAATTACTCAAGATTCCATTGCTTTCACTGTCACCTTGGTGaagtctctcaccttttattAAGATCTATAGAAGCACAATTTTGATCATTCCTGGCTGCTTCTGATCCATTTAGGAAATTGtactttcatttttaattaaacTTGAAATTGAATTCTGTTCCAAGTTTTGAGTAAACTAATACAAATTGTACTTTTTTTGTTTCATACTGTATGCTGTGTCATCAGGTCTCGTGTAAAGTGGGCTTCATTGAAAGAATTTCATATTTAAAGTTTTTCTCCATGCTGTTATACCATTAGGAAGATGAAGAAGGTCAATCACTGCTCAAGCCCTGGCCACTATTTATATTAATGCCACTTCTAATTCAAGACAACTGGAATGATGCCAGTAGTGCCTCTTACTAATTTatacccaacaccaggttatagtccaacaggtttaattgaaagcacactagctttcggagtgccgcccCATGAGGTGGTTGAaggatgaaggagcggcgctccgaaagctagtgtgcttccaattaaacctgttggactataacctggtgatttttaactttgtacaccccagtccaacaccggcatcttcaaatcataatTTATACCCCTTCTCTACATCGCTAGGCCCTCTGTCTAATTGTTTATCTGTGAGCTATTTAACTTGACCCTGTGGTCTAAAGTGTGATGTTTAAACAACTACTTTGAACAAGCTGTTATGTGGGCTGAATAGTCACGTGCCTGACTTAGTGATTTGTCTCAGTCTTGGGCAGACATATTACAGCTGGAAGACTGTTAGAAGTATTAATTTGCCTCTCGTccttctccacctccttttcTATTCTTGTGCATTGTTATCCAAACTACTTTTATACCTTGCTGCATTGCCCAGTTGctacatttcattttaattttgccatGGGACTAAACCTCCAGAACTACATCCCAATTCTTTTTGCAGTGTGATAAACCAGAGATAAAGGGAAGTTAAATCTCAGGTCTATGACCCTTCCATCTTGTCCTATCGTTTTACTTGCAGACCtatttcttttttcatttgataagttgttttaatttttaatcaaGAGAACTTGGATTTgatttttgacaacaatttgaaacagcagattgttttaaaattaaaaaaaatgtggaagGTGAAGACACAAATCCtcacaaatgtgaaaagaaaattTCTAATTACAAAATTTTAGTCAAGATCTGAGGTTTATCTACTACAAATTGTTGTTTTCCTTAAACTTAAGAGTTACAAAATTCCATCATTGCCACTACCCCAAATTTCTACTTACAACCTTCTTCAATTTTGCTAATTTTTTTGGCACTAGGTATTTTCATAGTCCAAACACTCCCTCTTGTTACTCTCATGGTCACTCCAGTAATCTGAAAATTTTGCTTTTACCTTCATACAGCTAACACTAAAATGTTGATACTtcaatgtttgtctttttaaaccATCTTGATAAGAATCAAAGTTAAAATTGACAACTCATTTGTTAAATTTGTTGGACTTCCACTTCCTACTTTGGTTAATTAACAAATCAAGATGATTACAGAAGTGGTACCTCAAAAGCTTTTGATAGTTTTTTGGTGAAGTTGTCTCAAGTGTTTAGCAAACCACTTAAGAAGCTTTTAGATGAGGCACAGCCACCCTTAAGTCAACAGAACATTTCCTTACCTTTTGTGTACAACATTCACTTTATCTCAAGACATGATAGTAAAGGAGAAGAGAGTTGACAAATTCCTTTACTTATTTTTCAAATGAGAAATGCAATAAAATTGGTGTTTTTAAAGAAGGTATTCTCCATTTTGTTCCTCTTTCAGACTTGTCATGTTGATGCAACTTTATTGAATCTGAAGTCTAGAAATATAATTGCTTTCATTCTTCAGAGCATGTCAGATCGTAATAAAATCAATTATATGATAGATAGAAAGTGACCATcacggcagcacagtggctcagtgattagcactgctgtctcacagcagtagggttccaggttcgattccagcctctggcaactgtctgtgtggagtttgcacattctccctgtgtctgcatgggtttcctccaggtgctccggtttcctcccacagtccaaagatgtgcaggtcaggtgaattggccatgctaaattgcccatagtgttaggtgcattagtcagagagaaatgggtctgggtgggttactcttcagaggggcggtgtggacttgttgggccgaagggcctgtttccacactgtagggaatctaatactGCATCCAGTGAACAATTTTTTTTGATTGAATTAGGATATTGATGTATCTTGGCCACTTGTATTGACATTTAAGAAGCACTATCTTCATGAAACATTTGacaaaacttttatttttttgtaaaaacaaaattcagtgcACCAGTTTAGAGATTTTGGGGTAATTGTAAAAATATTTGTAGAACGCATCTGTAAAGATATCCATCTGGAAAATGCTATGAGACAAAGTTAACCAGCTGCTGCCCACTCTGCCATGAAATCAATAATGCAAGTTTTTCTAGACATTGTCAGGGAAAATGTGTGGTAAGGCCTTTATGAATGAAAGAACTGGGTGGTAATACTGGGGTTTACATTTGAAATCTGGTTGTATAAAGAGTTTCTTAAAATTTTAGATATGCTGCTTATTAGATACTGATTGCTGCAGACGCCACAGAACTAGCTCTGGACTCTCGAAGTTTGTTGTTGGGCAACAAAATGCTGCAGCAAGAGACACCCACCGTGGCTTCTGGTAGCTCATCCTCATCAGTCCATTCATTTAGATCTGGATTGTAGACCTGGATGCAGCTCTTGTACTTCTTTGCACTTTCATTCCAACCTCCAACTAGATAAATTCTGTCATTCAGGGTTGTTACACCAGCTGTACTTACACCGATTGATAGGGGAGCTACGTAGCTCCATTGCCCATTATAAGCATTGTAGCGTTCAACTGTTATCACATCAACCCGCTCACCTTGCGGCCCAAGCTGACTGCCCCCCATCACGTAGCTGTAATCACCAAGAGTGACTGCACAGTGCCAACCTCTGGGTGTACTCAAACTAGCATAGTCTTTCCAAGTGTCTGTTGTTGGATCATAGGCACACACTGTACGAGAGTAACCATTGTTGAT
Proteins encoded in this region:
- the rpl11 gene encoding 60S ribosomal protein L11, which gives rise to MADQGEKKENPMRELRIRKLCMNICVGESGDRLTRAAKVLEQLTGQTPVFSKARYTVRSFGIRRNEKIAVHCTVRGAKAEEILEKGLKVREYELRKNNFSDTGNFGFGIQEHIDLGIKYDPSIGIYGLDFYVVLGRPGFSIADKKRKRGRIGAKHRINKEEAMRWFQQKYDGIILPGK